The nucleotide window AAAATTATCGCCCGGTCGTCGCCGCGACTTTCCAGGAAAATTCCGTCAAATCCTTCAAGCTCACCTTTGAAAACACGAATTTTGGTGCCAGGCTCAAATGCGTCAGAAACAGCGATATGGCCCTGATCATTTTCAAAGGATTGCAGGCTGTGGATAACAGCCTCCGGAACCGATGGATAGTTTTCCCCGAATTTTACCGGGCCCAGGCTGCCGATAGTGCTCGCTATTGTTGTCCAGCGTTGTTCTTCGGGTTTTAAATACAGAAAAAGATAACCCGGGAAAAACGGTTTATTTTTAACCGTCTTTTTTCTGGCATGGGATACAATTCTGCGGGTGATGGGCAGGTATACCTCGAACCCTTGTTTCTCATACTGTTCTTTGGCGAGAAATTCTTTGTTGGGTTTTGTGCGGATGGCAAACCATTGTGCGCTCATGATTTTTCTCGGTAATAAAAAAAGTTTATGCCTCTTTGCTCCAGAGACGCAGTAACGGCTGTTTTGAAAGTTTCACCTTCATGTTGTTCCATTCAGTATTCGACAAAGTTAATGTTCTGATTTTCCGGTCAATGTAGCGCTCGGTTTTTTTGACCAGGTCAACCAGATTTTCCTGGTCGATATCGCCCACCAGAACAAGATCAATAATTCCGGTATCCTTGCCTTCCGCATAGTCATCAATGAGATACGCTTCTTCCAGTTTTCCCAATCGTTCAACTATACTGTCAAGAATGCGGTCCATGCCCATTGCCTTGTGGACCATGGAATGCAGTTCATCAAAGAGTGGATGCAGGGAATTGGCTTTATAAAGAATCTGCCGACCGTTTTTTTCGCTATCCAAAAAACCGGCGTTATTGAGTTGAAGGAGTTCTTCGCGAACCTGGCTTGGGGAGACATTGAATTCGGTGGCTAATTCGCGTAAATAAGCATGACGCTGCGGATTAAGGAAAAGACGCATGAGAATGCGGATGCGTATTTTGGAAGTTATAAGTCCTGAAAAAAATGAAGTCATAGGTATATGTATTATGTTCTATTTTTCAGTACATAATACATGACTTTTTTTTGCGGGTCAAGTTTTGCGGAAAAAATAAAAAAACTGTTCAAGAATTATTTATTGAACCCGGTCGTAACGCATCTGTGAGATTTGTTCGGATATGAGTCCCATCATGAAGATTATGACCGATGTGCTGAGCAGCAGCGCCGACATATTCGAAAACCGGTGTGAGTCGATAAAGGTGTAAAGATAATAGAGCGAGCCTGAGGCAAAGAACAAGAAACTTATGGGAAGGAAGATTCGCAGAGGTGAAAACAGCGTGGCGATTTTGGCAATGATCAGAAAAAATCGAACCCCGTCCCTGAACAGTCTGATTTTACTTATACCCTTTCTTTTGCGGGCTTTTATCGGAACATATTTAACGGTCAGACCGCTTCGCAGATAAGCCATTGTCATGGTCGTAGGGTAAGAGAAGGTATTAGGGAGCAGATAGAGATATTGTTCAACAGTTGATTTCCGGATCAGGCGAAAGCCTGAAGTAAGGTCTTCTATTTTGAATTTTGTAATATAGGTGGCAAGCCAGTTGAAAATCCGGTTGGCAAACCTTCTGTGAAAAGTAGTTGTCGATTCTCTGGAGCGGGCGCCGACAACCATGTCATATTTGTCCTTATGTTCAACAAGTCGGGCAATATCTTTCGGGTCGTGCTGGCCATCGGCATCAATCAGCACAATCCATTCACTTGAGGCACACCTGAGCCCGGTTTTAACCGCAGCGCCGTTGCCGATATTATAGGGATGCGGCCAGACATTGGCACCAGCTTGCATCGCAACATTCATGGTGGAATCGGTGGACCCGTCATCAACCACAAGTATTTCATAATCCGGGTAGAGTGATTTCATGGTTTCAACGGTTTTACCGATGCTCAATTCTTCATTATATGCTGGGATGAGTATGGTGATTTTGTCAGAAGTGTTTATTTTATTGTCCACGAATTTATCCATTTTTAATATTGACGAGGAATAATAACGTTATATTTTAACATTGAAAATTTGAATGGATAAGTACATTCATCATAAATAGTTGTGAAATGAAATATATTATCAAACTGATCAGATTAATCAAGTCAGCAATCAGTTCAATAGACCCAAGCAAGAAACATACTATTTGCACTGCTATTTAAATATAAATCTTCAAATAACCTGATTCTTTGTGAGTTCCTGTTTGTCAACATCCGACAGGTTATATTCATTTTTATAGAAAAAGTAGATAATCCCCCCAAACATATAGTTTGTGAGTTGTATGACGATATACAGATTGAAAATATCCGCTCCTCCCTTTATTCCCATCATGCTGTAAAGTGTTTCAAAAGCGGCATGTCCGACGCCAATGCCCCCAGGCGCTATGGGTATTGCAGTGGCAATAAATCCGAAGGGCATGATAAACATCTGAATGAAAGGATCTACAGGTTCTGCGCCGATTAGTTTGGTGATTTGAAGAAATAAAAAAACAATGCAGCAATGGATAAAGAAAGAGATGGCAACGGTACTCAATAGCTTTAAGGGTTTGGCGCCAAGTTTTTTCATGGTCAGGTAAAAAACCAGCAGAAAACCACTCCTGGGTATTTTTGAAATAAAGACATGGAGGCGGTCTCTATCACCGCGATATGGTAAAAGAATTATTCCAAAGAAGATGACGCTGATTACAAACAGAACAAGGATGAAGTGGACCAGCGGTTGGATTTGCGTTTGTGAATAAAGCCGGTCCCAGTTGAACAAGATGGCAACGGTGCCCATCACAACCAGGCCCATCAATCCGGTTATTCTGTCTATAAGCAATGACATGAAAACCATGGTTTTCCCCTTGTTGCGGTGTAGGCGATACACATAAAATCCCTTGATGATGTCACCACTCACCGTGCCGGGCAGTGAAATATTAAAGAAATTGCCGATCCAGGTCAATGTAAGTGATCGCAGGTAGGAGATATTGAGATCTGAAATCTTCAGGATGATTAGCCAGCGTAAGGACGTCAGCGGGATGATTATCAACAGGAAAATTCCCAGCAGGAGACTGAGGGTTGCCGGTGCGTCAATCAGCAGGCCCAGCTTGCTTAAATTCAGTTTGCCGCTGGAAATCAGATAATAAAATATTCCGGCGGTAAGGGTTAATTTGATGCAAGGGATAATTGTTTTTTTAAATGACAGCATAATCCGCGCTTCAATGAGTATTCATTGAGATGTTTTTTTGAGGTTTCCGCAGGTTATTCCAATGAGGGATCGTGATTTCGGCGATAAAATAATTGCCAAGTCTATCGGTTAATGTCCGTCCTGGATAAATATGAACTTAAATGGAGTTCATAGGTTTCTTTATGTTGTCGAACTATGGTGTCCAGTATGACACCACTGGTGAGACTCAATAGTGCCATGGTCTCAAGCGCGGCCGCCAGTATGGCTGACGGAACTTTGAATACATATGAATAAGTCATATATTCATATACGGGAAAAGCCCCGATGACCACCCCGAGCAGCGCTAAAAGTATTGCCGTACCGCCAAAAAAAATCATCGGTTTATGATTTTTAAAAATGAAAGCGATGGTCTTTATGATTTTAAAGCCGTCCGAAAATGTATTCAGCTTTGAAGTGCTGCCTTTTGGCCTGTCCTTATAGTTTATAGGGATTTCCTGTATATTGAATTTTTTTTCCAGGGCATGAATTGTCATTTCCGTTTCAATTTCAAATTCATCCGACATTACCGGAAAGTTTTTTACAAAGAGCCGGTCAAAGGCTCTATAGCCGCTCATAATGTCATTCAAGTTTGAGGCGAACAAACGATTCACCAGCCATCTGATCAGACGGTTTCCAAAGCTATGGAAACGGCGATGATTTATTAAATCATAGGTCGTGGAGATTCGATCGCCTACCGTCATGTTTGCCCGTTTGGCAATAATCGGCTCAATGAGATTATGAACCTGGTCGGCAGGATAGGTGCTGTCACCGTCAACCAATACATAAATGTCAGCTTCCAGAGATCTGAACATGGAGCGTATAACGTTGCCTTTGCCTTGCCGGTATTCGGAAATTACTGTTGCTCCGGCTTTTCTGGCTATATCCGCAGATGAATCGGTTGAATTGTTGTCAAAAACGAATATTTGAGCATCTGGCAGAGCGGCAGCAAAGTCGTTAACTAC belongs to Pseudomonadota bacterium and includes:
- a CDS encoding transcriptional activator RfaH, with protein sequence MSAQWFAIRTKPNKEFLAKEQYEKQGFEVYLPITRRIVSHARKKTVKNKPFFPGYLFLYLKPEEQRWTTIASTIGSLGPVKFGENYPSVPEAVIHSLQSFENDQGHIAVSDAFEPGTKIRVFKGELEGFDGIFLESRGDDRAII
- a CDS encoding winged helix-turn-helix domain-containing protein, producing MTSFFSGLITSKIRIRILMRLFLNPQRHAYLRELATEFNVSPSQVREELLQLNNAGFLDSEKNGRQILYKANSLHPLFDELHSMVHKAMGMDRILDSIVERLGKLEEAYLIDDYAEGKDTGIIDLVLVGDIDQENLVDLVKKTERYIDRKIRTLTLSNTEWNNMKVKLSKQPLLRLWSKEA
- a CDS encoding glycosyltransferase family 2 protein, with product MDKFVDNKINTSDKITILIPAYNEELSIGKTVETMKSLYPDYEILVVDDGSTDSTMNVAMQAGANVWPHPYNIGNGAAVKTGLRCASSEWIVLIDADGQHDPKDIARLVEHKDKYDMVVGARSRESTTTFHRRFANRIFNWLATYITKFKIEDLTSGFRLIRKSTVEQYLYLLPNTFSYPTTMTMAYLRSGLTVKYVPIKARKRKGISKIRLFRDGVRFFLIIAKIATLFSPLRIFLPISFLFFASGSLYYLYTFIDSHRFSNMSALLLSTSVIIFMMGLISEQISQMRYDRVQ
- a CDS encoding flippase-like domain-containing protein; the protein is MLSFKKTIIPCIKLTLTAGIFYYLISSGKLNLSKLGLLIDAPATLSLLLGIFLLIIIPLTSLRWLIILKISDLNISYLRSLTLTWIGNFFNISLPGTVSGDIIKGFYVYRLHRNKGKTMVFMSLLIDRITGLMGLVVMGTVAILFNWDRLYSQTQIQPLVHFILVLFVISVIFFGIILLPYRGDRDRLHVFISKIPRSGFLLVFYLTMKKLGAKPLKLLSTVAISFFIHCCIVFLFLQITKLIGAEPVDPFIQMFIMPFGFIATAIPIAPGGIGVGHAAFETLYSMMGIKGGADIFNLYIVIQLTNYMFGGIIYFFYKNEYNLSDVDKQELTKNQVI
- a CDS encoding glycosyltransferase → MHVHNDRIAVLIPCYNEAATIATVVNDFAAALPDAQIFVFDNNSTDSSADIARKAGATVISEYRQGKGNVIRSMFRSLEADIYVLVDGDSTYPADQVHNLIEPIIAKRANMTVGDRISTTYDLINHRRFHSFGNRLIRWLVNRLFASNLNDIMSGYRAFDRLFVKNFPVMSDEFEIETEMTIHALEKKFNIQEIPINYKDRPKGSTSKLNTFSDGFKIIKTIAFIFKNHKPMIFFGGTAILLALLGVVIGAFPVYEYMTYSYVFKVPSAILAAALETMALLSLTSGVILDTIVRQHKETYELHLSSYLSRTDINR